From the genome of Mya arenaria isolate MELC-2E11 chromosome 5, ASM2691426v1:
TCTAAACATGCAAAAAGAATGTTCAGGACATAAAAagatatcaaatgaaaatgttgaaagaaaaaagggaGAAACTTCTTCTTGGTGCAACACTGATGGATTATTGTCAGCTTCAAAGGCCAATTCCCAagaattaaatacattgttagaACTTTGCCAATGTGTAGATGCTAAGAATGAAAAATTACTTATGACCctgacaacaataacaaaaatgatCAGGAATAATCGAAACCTGTGTCAAAATCTCATCCAATGCAATATTGTGTCAAAAATGATGTCTTATGTGGACAATTTTGGTTTCAAAAATATGGCAAAAGCATTTGAAAATGAAGACACAAGAACTGCAATGACAAAGAGTTGGCCTGTCCTGAAGAAGTTTTTCATGATCATTTGGATTGCATGTGACCACAATGTGAACTTCTGTCAGTATACACTTGCTTCCGATGGCTTTTCCTATTTTGTTTCGAATTTGAATTGCTTGAGCAGTCTTAATTATGAATCCGTTGACATGAGTTTGTTTACTGTGAAGACAGTGCTTGGAATTCTGCACAATATTTCCAGACATTTACCAAACAGTAAATGGAGATTAAGAAATGAAGGTCTCATTCATATTctccaacaatacttaaaaagcCAGGTTCCTATGGTCAGGATAAAGACGCTTATAGTTCTATCTTATATTTTAAGTGAGGCGGAAAACGAACTGATCAGTTCAGAGGACGATaattttgaattcatttttgAAGTGTTAAGTGATGCTTTAAAGAATCCAGAACACAAGTCTGCTAAATATGGGATGAATGCAGCTGAAATTCTAAGGGGTGTGAACAATTTAGCCATAAATGATGAGAACAAGTTGAGAATGGTTAGGAATGGAGTATTGGAGCTGTATGAAGGCATTCTGGTGGGCGGAGACAGGGACGAGGTGAAGGTTACCATAGCAACGCTCTGGAGCCTTAGTTTCCTCCACTACAATAAAGTGAAGATGAAAGAAAAAATGCTCATCATGGAAAGTATGTTGTTTTCAGCTTGACCTTTTCTTTAGAGATAAAATGAGGTAGTGTCATACTCGTAGCCGTGCGAGAAGGTCATATTTGGCTGCTCCTTGTAAAATATGATGTTGACCAAAACACAAAAGCCTTTCATATGAAACACAATCACCTTTCCGttgacaataatatttttaataaacgCTGTATTTCTAGCTTTAATAAGTTATGTATGAACATTTATAGCAAGTTATCGTGATAAAAGGGTTATACAAGTATTACCAAGATGtagtgtttttaatttttgccTTCTAGCTgagattatatatttataagggTTGCGGGAATATCAGTTTGCTGATGAGGAGGAGATCAGCCATGCTGCCAGGGGTGTGGTTTGGGAGCTAGAAAACGAACACAAGTCGTGTATTGGCTCCCGGCTATCTTCATCCCTCTCGGCTGGTAAGTGTGGGTTACatctgaaataatttaatgaatatattttatcaatgaaaacattgtCAAACTTCAAGTCCATATGCAATTTTAAACGATCTGGGAGACGATGTTTATAATTATTCCAGCAACCATCTATCTAAATTACATTCATAGTATTATTTTGACTATCACACTGATAAGGCCAAAATCAGGCTTTTTTGTCACAAGCCTTTAATAGCTGTTGGTCGTAATAAATGATTCAAGGTacacataaatttaaattagtTATTGTTTAGACATTGTTTAGTCTGATGCCTGAACCAGGCACACATCATGATAACAAGCTGACCATTGATTCTGAAGACCGGGCCCCAAACCAGGCGCACATCATAATAACAAGTAGACCATTGATTCTTTAGACCACGCCCGAAACCAGGCACACATCATAATAACAAGTAGACCATTGATTCTTTAGACCACGCCCGAAACCAGGCACACATCATAATAACAAGTAGACCATTGATTCTTTAGACCGTGCCCAAAACCAGGCACACATCATAATAACAAGTAGACCATTGATTCTTTAGACCACGCCCGAAACCAGGCACACATCATAATAACAAGTAGACCATTGGTTCTTTAGACCGTGCCCAAAACCAGGCACACATCATAATAACAAGTAGACCATTGATTCTTTAGACCGCGCCCCAAACCAGGCCCACATCATAATAACAAGTAGACCATTGATTCTTTAGACCGCGCCCCAAACCAGGCACACATCATAATAACAAGTAGACCATTGATTCTGAAGACCATGCCCCAAACCAGGCGCACATCATAATAACAAGTAGACCATTGATTCTGAAGACCGGGCCCCAAACCAGGCACACATCATAATAACAAGTAGACCATTGATTGTTTAGACCACGCCCGAAACCAGGCACACATCATAATAACAAGTAGACCATTGATTGTTTAGACCGTGCCCAAAACCAGGCACACATCATAATAACAAGTAGACCATTGATTGTTTAGACCGCGCCCCAAACCAGGCGCACATCATAATAACAAGTAGACCATTGATTCTTTAGACCGTGCCCAAAACCAGGCACACATCATAATAACAAGTAGACCATTGATTCTTTAGACCGGGCCCCAAACCAGGCACACATCATAATAACAAGTAGACCATTGATTGTTTAGACCGCGCCCCACACCAGGCACACATCATAATAACAAGTAGACCATTGATTGTTTAGACCACGCCCGAAACCAGGCACACATCATAATAACAAGTAGACCATTGATTGTTTAGACCGCGCCCCAAACCAGGCACACATCATAATAACAAGTAGACCATTGATTGTTTAGACCGTGCCCAAAACCAGGCACACATCATAATAACAAGTAGACCATTGATTGTTTAGACCGCGCCCCAAACCAGGCCCACATCATAATAACAAGTAGACCATTGATTGTTTAGACCGTGCCCAAAACCAGGCACACATCATAATAACAAGTAGACCATTGATTGTTTAGACCGGGCCCCAAACCAGGCACACATCATAATAACAAGTAGACCATTGATTGTTTAGACCGGGCCCCAAACCAGGCACACATCATAATAACAAGTAGACCATTGATTGTTTAGACCGCGCCCCAAACCAGGCCCACATCATGATCAGCTACCAATGGGATTCCCAGCCTGTCATGCTGCATGTGAAAGATCGTCTTAGAGAGGCCGGATACAAGGTCTGGATGGATGTGGAACACATGAGtgagtacatgtatttatgtttgtaaatattgaaatgggACAATCCGACATCGTGTATAcatgtgttattatttataacactCATTTCATACATATTTATCCTAATATgtcagtaatttatttttttcaggtgGTTCTACCCTAGAGGCAATGGCCCTGGCAGTAGAGAAGGCGTCAGTTGTGCTGATCTGTATGTCACAAAAGTACAAGGATAGCCCCAACTGTAGGACAGGTAGTCACTCCTGagctacatgtatgtacatgtaggatTGAAGGGAGGCAATCATTGGGGGCTAAGCTGATAAAAATTTGCATTCCACAGATTTATTcccttggtacatatgttgaaTGGTTGGCTTTTCTCATCTATCAAAGGTTTCAGgattttagcttgtctgttttatttttgaggaaaaatgTCTATGTAATGAAATAGCCTAGGTGTCATTGTTGGCATGGTTGTTCGCATGCAAAATCTTACATGGGAATATGGTCGAGCAGTAAATGGTGTCCTTTTACCTACAGAACCCATGTTTGATAAGCAGTGTTAGAGTTGTTACATTCCAGTGGGAAAGATGTCGGCCTCTCACCTAAGAAGTTGTCAGCTGATCCTCACCAGGGGGATAATCACATatcctctcaaaatggacagcAGTGCTGGTTTCTATCTGGAAGTGGGCTAAAATGTGATTGTATGAGCTATCAGCTTATGTCATAATCGAGCTACACAAACTTATTATAAACTAAGTTGTGGCTGAGTCTCAAGTGTGTTCTTATTTGATACTAGTTCCTGTATCcatacaaacattatattaacaCGGTTCTCATTTAACTATACAAGGCACTCGCATAATTTTTCACAAAAGTCAATTATTGAAGTGAGTCAAAATTTTAACCTTGTATAAACTTCCCtgaacttaagtgttttatgactGTCAGAAGCTGAGTATGTGTACCGACTCCGTAAAGACTTCATCCCGTTGAGACTGCAGCAGGAATACGTACCTGATGGCTGGCTGGGCATCCTGGTTGGTACCCGGCTGTATTTTGATGTCTTTATGGATTCATTACTGGACAGACAGGTGCCACGCCTCCTAAGGGAGTTGGGGGACCGGGGCAGGATCGAGGTGAATGGAGATACAACTGATAATGGTAGGGCAATGCTATTTagaatttgtttaatttgactAGGTACAAATGTttacatgttgccagagacaatgtACAGCAGGGTCATTAACTCTGGCTTAAATACTTGTAAAATTATGCCTgttgacagtttaaaaaaagTCTCATTACccttgttttaattattattaagttatgcCACTTGACTGTTGGAAAAAGTCAAACAAAAAACTTAAGTTTTCCCAAACTTAATAACTGATAATAACATgtaattttatgtatatatacatgtattaccagTGACAATGTGCGCCTAACAGTTGTCAAGTTATGTCCGTTATTagtgataaaaaatgatatacgGGCATGGCTTCGCCTCACCGCTTGTTACTGTTTGTCATTATTTGTATGCCCTCaggttttgaagaaaataaatttaagtaaTGTTAAAAGTTATaacatattcaaatttattttcttcaaaacttaTAACATTGTGGTCTATTCACTTTCCCTTTCTAATATAAAGTACTGGACATCCTCAGATGAAGGCTGATCAGTCAtgaatgtatacatatatttacagcaGTAAGCACACTGAGGAGGCTACAAAGACTGACATCGAGGGAGGCTGTTCCCCTGCTACACACCTCTCCCACTGCAAAAGAAATCCCACCAAGAATGGCCAGCTGGACGACACAGGAAGTAGCCCAATGGCTCATCAGTAATGGACTGGAGAAATGTGTAGATAGGTAAGATTGTTGCAACGAATACATACACATTgatttaaaggggctagacactaAGTGGTCCCAAAAttgacaaatacatttaaaggggctagacactaAGTGGTcccaaaattgacaaaatacatttaaaggggctagacactaAATGGTcccaaaattgacaaaatacatttaaaggggctagacactaAATGGTcccaaaattgacaaaatacatttaaaggggctagacactaAATGGTtccaaaattgacaaaatacatttaaaggggctagacactaAATGGTcccaaaattgacaaaatacatttaaaggggctagacactaAATGGTtccaaaattgacaaaatacatttaaaggggctagacactaAATGGTtccaaaattgacaaaatacatttaaaggggctagacactaAATGGTtccaaaattgacaaaatacatttaaagggGCTAAACACTAAATGGTcccaaaattgacaaaatacattattttcacgAGACAAGCCTAGAACTGTCAATAATAAGAATCAGTATGAGGGCAatgatacatcattttacatgatttttatgCTGTCAAAGCTGAGTTGACACGTTTACAAATAGGGCATTATGGATTctcagtttatagtgtgtatgtTTGGCATGGGGAAGTCACATGGTTAGTACAGCGCTATTTTTATATTAACTGTATGATTTATGTGGTAAACAAGccaagtaaattttaaattggaaAAGTACTCAAAAGCTGTGAAAGGTACATGTGTTCAGGCCTGGTGTTTTCCGGCCTGAGCCGGAATTCCGACTTTTTGGGGCCTCCCAGGTCCGGATATTTATGctgtatgatataattaaacaacTACCGGTATTCATGATGTAGTGTTTGgtgtcaataaataaaatatagttttgagaACAGTAATTGTCTACATATTTACTCCTAGTGTTATTTGAGCATTTGGTCTGTCTAGTACTGGAAACTTAGGCTGTCGATATGACTAGGAAACTATGTTAAACCTGGTTTTGATTCAGTAGGAAGAGACCAAACCCCCGGCCTAAAAAAATTCAGGCCTGGCCATCAGCCTGTAATACCAGGCCTGATGTGttgtaagcaatgtgatacaccAGCAAGTTAGATTTAGTAAGATGTAACAGTAAAATGGCTGTTTTgacagtgaaaaataaattgcattataTCAATGCTGGGCTTGTGGGCTATGATATGTTCAATCACTGgagatataaaaagaaatacaaatacacattgCTGTGTGCAATTACTTATGTGTATGTAAAATGCTAAGCAGTTTACAGTCATTGAATGGTATTTAACATTGCTGTTTTCCAGTTTTGCCGACATAGATGGAGAGTGCCTGTTAGAACTAAAGCGACTACAGGAAGTGGCCCCAGAAGGGG
Proteins encoded in this window:
- the LOC128234414 gene encoding uncharacterized protein LOC128234414 yields the protein MGNHGGKCEKRETRKPSKEDPRLTSSSCGGDTSILRLTNDDSNRKLDVESVKFQHVIPKNLNEEDLSEKENGKKQYSMENISEEMSSLNMQKECSGHKKISNENVERKKGETSSWCNTDGLLSASKANSQELNTLLELCQCVDAKNEKLLMTLTTITKMIRNNRNLCQNLIQCNIVSKMMSYVDNFGFKNMAKAFENEDTRTAMTKSWPVLKKFFMIIWIACDHNVNFCQYTLASDGFSYFVSNLNCLSSLNYESVDMSLFTVKTVLGILHNISRHLPNSKWRLRNEGLIHILQQYLKSQVPMVRIKTLIVLSYILSEAENELISSEDDNFEFIFEVLSDALKNPEHKSAKYGMNAAEILRGVNNLAINDENKLRMVRNGVLELYEGILVGGDRDEVKVTIATLWSLSFLHYNKVKMKEKMLIMERLREYQFADEEEISHAARGVVWELENEHKSCIGSRLSSSLSADRAPNQAHIMISYQWDSQPVMLHVKDRLREAGYKVWMDVEHMSGSTLEAMALAVEKASVVLICMSQKYKDSPNCRTEAEYVYRLRKDFIPLRLQQEYVPDGWLGILVGTRLYFDVFMDSLLDRQVPRLLRELGDRGRIEVNGDTTDNAVSTLRRLQRLTSREAVPLLHTSPTAKEIPPRMASWTTQEVAQWLISNGLEKCVDSFADIDGECLLELKRLQEVAPEGVLALLRGDMCLSPSLLLRLSSHLYKIHH